The following proteins are co-located in the Brevibacillus laterosporus DSM 25 genome:
- a CDS encoding transposase produces MGEIRKTYSKDFKLKAVRLYLSGEQGYKTLTRDLGISDPSILRRWVDHYRKEGIQGLDEKRGRTKNPLRGRPRIRPESTEEEIVRLRAENEFLKKWLGLEKR; encoded by the coding sequence ATGGGGGAAATTAGAAAAACATATTCAAAGGATTTTAAGTTAAAAGCCGTACGGCTTTATTTGAGCGGTGAACAAGGGTACAAAACACTTACAAGGGATCTCGGCATTAGTGACCCTTCTATTTTAAGAAGATGGGTTGATCATTATAGAAAGGAAGGTATACAGGGACTAGATGAAAAACGCGGGAGAACAAAAAATCCTCTTAGAGGAAGACCACGAATAAGGCCAGAGAGTACGGAGGAAGAGATAGTTCGATTACGTGCAGAGAACGAATTCTTAAAAAAGTGGCTAGGTCTAGAAAAGAGGTGA
- a CDS encoding ornithine cyclodeaminase family protein, which translates to MLILRQQEVKQLLSMKEAIEAVKNSLIEFSNNRTVNPIRLSVPVKQGNGTALFMPALVPAMESLGMKYVSVFPDNKTKGKSTITGLMILSDVKTGEPLMLLDASYLTIVRTGAASGLATQYLARQDASILGVIGTGAQSQGLISAMLAVRPLKEIRLYNRTQQKAEQCKAELQQSPQGRDLLIQVVPEANQAVVGADIVITATNAMKPVFSADAISAGIHINAVGSFQPNMQEIPTEVVTKASKVIVEAREAALEETGDLLLPIQEGVFSSQHVHAELGEIAAGQKPGREKADEITLFKSVGLAVMDVVLAQAMYKKAKQAGVGQEIELV; encoded by the coding sequence ATGCTGATTTTAAGGCAACAGGAAGTGAAGCAGTTACTTAGCATGAAAGAAGCCATTGAAGCCGTAAAAAATTCTCTGATTGAATTTTCTAATAACAGAACCGTTAATCCAATTCGATTGTCTGTACCTGTGAAACAGGGAAACGGTACGGCCTTGTTCATGCCTGCTCTTGTACCAGCTATGGAGAGTCTTGGAATGAAGTATGTTTCGGTTTTTCCTGATAATAAGACAAAGGGGAAGTCTACCATTACAGGGCTCATGATCCTCTCTGATGTGAAGACGGGTGAACCACTTATGTTGTTAGATGCTTCTTATTTGACAATTGTACGTACGGGTGCGGCATCCGGTCTAGCTACCCAGTATCTAGCGCGTCAGGATGCCAGCATTCTTGGTGTGATTGGAACTGGGGCACAATCGCAGGGATTGATCTCTGCTATGCTAGCGGTTCGCCCGCTTAAGGAGATTCGGTTATATAATCGCACACAGCAAAAGGCAGAACAATGTAAAGCAGAGCTACAGCAGTCCCCACAAGGAAGAGATTTGCTGATACAAGTGGTACCAGAGGCAAATCAAGCTGTTGTGGGCGCAGATATTGTAATTACAGCAACCAATGCAATGAAGCCAGTTTTTTCGGCAGACGCAATATCGGCAGGGATTCACATCAATGCAGTAGGATCTTTTCAACCTAATATGCAAGAGATTCCTACAGAAGTAGTTACGAAGGCAAGTAAAGTGATTGTAGAAGCTAGGGAAGCCGCTTTAGAGGAAACGGGAGACTTGTTACTTCCTATACAGGAGGGAGTTTTTTCTAGCCAACATGTGCATGCAGAGTTAGGTGAGATTGCAGCCGGTCAAAAACCTGGGAGAGAAAAAGCGGATGAGATTACATTATTTAAATCAGTAGGCCTAGCTGTAATGGACGTGGTTTTGGCTCAGGCAATGTATAAGAAAGCGAAACAGGCGGGCGTAGGTCAAGAAATTGAGCTTGTGTAG
- a CDS encoding S8 family peptidase yields MKKSLKVLSLCTALATILPINVFASMTEKVEHQVQTADAPATGEFKDDEILVKFKHTLEPINTEQIHSTLGAEEVEELGNGKSEWQLVKVPDGQAEDFKQKYLADPNVESVEYNMLYHVDYTPNDPLISSQWHHNKINSYGAWDIIKGSQKKIAILDTGVQLDHPDLKNSLLSGKSFVPGVTSPNDDHGHGTHCAGLAAAIGDNGIGVSGVDGSAKIIPVKVLNAQGSGYTADIINGVTWATDNGADIISMSLGGGSFQQSFQDAINYAWGKNKIIVAAAGNNGSSSLTYPAAYNNVLAVAATDSNDGLAYFSNYGKWVDIAAPGVSVYSTYKNSGYTNMSGTSMATPVAVSVLALTWGKQPGATNQQIVDRVLSTADQTPVTGSSYLNGRVNAYKAVNGF; encoded by the coding sequence ATGAAGAAATCACTAAAAGTCCTATCTCTTTGCACCGCGTTAGCCACTATCTTACCTATCAATGTTTTCGCTTCAATGACTGAAAAAGTTGAGCATCAAGTACAAACCGCTGATGCTCCCGCAACAGGTGAATTTAAAGATGACGAAATATTGGTAAAATTTAAACACACACTAGAACCTATTAACACAGAACAAATTCATTCTACTTTAGGTGCTGAAGAAGTAGAGGAGTTGGGCAATGGAAAGTCAGAGTGGCAACTAGTAAAAGTTCCAGATGGACAAGCTGAGGATTTCAAACAAAAGTATTTAGCTGATCCAAACGTAGAATCCGTTGAATACAACATGCTGTATCATGTAGATTACACACCAAACGATCCTCTAATCAGTAGCCAATGGCACCACAACAAAATTAACTCATATGGTGCATGGGATATTATTAAAGGGTCCCAAAAGAAAATAGCTATCTTAGATACTGGTGTTCAATTAGACCATCCTGATCTAAAAAATAGCCTATTATCTGGTAAGAGCTTTGTCCCTGGTGTAACTTCTCCTAATGATGACCATGGTCATGGTACGCACTGCGCAGGTCTAGCTGCAGCTATCGGTGACAATGGTATTGGGGTTAGCGGTGTTGATGGTTCAGCTAAAATTATTCCGGTAAAGGTTCTAAATGCTCAAGGTTCAGGCTACACGGCTGACATCATCAATGGTGTAACATGGGCTACTGATAATGGAGCTGACATCATCTCTATGTCACTTGGTGGGGGTTCTTTCCAACAATCTTTCCAAGATGCCATTAACTATGCTTGGGGCAAAAACAAAATCATCGTAGCTGCCGCAGGTAACAACGGATCCTCCTCTCTTACCTACCCAGCTGCCTACAACAACGTACTTGCTGTAGCAGCTACTGATTCTAATGATGGACTTGCTTATTTCTCCAACTACGGAAAATGGGTTGACATTGCTGCTCCTGGTGTATCTGTATACTCCACTTACAAAAACAGTGGCTACACCAATATGTCTGGTACGTCCATGGCTACTCCAGTTGCGGTATCTGTTCTAGCATTAACTTGGGGTAAACAACCTGGTGCTACAAACCAACAAATCGTTGATCGTGTACTATCTACAGCTGATCAAACACCTGTTACAGGCTCTAGCTACCTAAATGGTCGCGTAAATGCATACAAAGCAGTTAACGGATTTTAA
- a CDS encoding PadR family transcriptional regulator, with protein MDKELMKGSIDILLLSLISERDMYGYEITKELKEKSDNLYHMSEGTLYPALNRLHKKGWVTSYWGDNEAQGRRKYYQITDAGIEELQRKVSEWNTIHSLVSKVSKGFV; from the coding sequence TTGGATAAGGAACTAATGAAAGGAAGCATCGACATTTTGTTACTCTCTTTAATTTCTGAACGTGATATGTACGGTTATGAAATCACAAAAGAATTAAAGGAAAAAAGTGATAATTTGTATCACATGAGTGAGGGTACTCTTTATCCGGCCTTAAATCGACTACATAAAAAAGGATGGGTCACCTCGTATTGGGGAGACAATGAGGCTCAAGGAAGACGCAAATATTATCAAATTACAGATGCTGGCATAGAGGAATTACAGCGGAAAGTATCGGAGTGGAACACGATTCACTCACTGGTGAGTAAGGTATCCAAGGGTTTTGTATGA
- a CDS encoding permease prefix domain 1-containing protein translates to MNRMEEYVSSILSHGEFSEQDRIELAEEFLDHLHQLQRDYLQAGYSPEEAEQLAIRDFGGEQEIGEELQESQAPHYRLLLLLVGAGSILFTILHYLYALFILQAYIPLPMVIGMLLGSSLLWFYWNPEHIFLRKLLISTILILLTLLFLYWSYVAFLGTKWMRNLLLANTALLLLLSWLTLLMTAWKKPLHLALSERKQRNVIHTANVTLLLVLLYPIIKWSSGILFFGWIFTIFPICFLLGWACLYWLQYKLIGRMPFLGLLFGVFSAVFVGFLCSF, encoded by the coding sequence ATGAATCGAATGGAAGAGTATGTCTCCTCTATTTTATCACATGGAGAATTTAGTGAGCAGGATCGAATTGAGCTAGCAGAAGAGTTTCTGGACCATCTGCACCAATTACAACGTGATTATCTGCAAGCTGGTTATTCACCTGAGGAGGCTGAACAGTTAGCCATTCGTGATTTTGGTGGTGAGCAGGAGATTGGTGAAGAATTACAAGAATCCCAAGCTCCGCATTATCGTCTATTGTTATTGCTTGTGGGAGCAGGCTCCATTTTATTCACCATTCTTCATTACTTATACGCCCTGTTTATTTTACAGGCATATATTCCTCTCCCTATGGTAATTGGAATGCTACTTGGTAGTTCATTACTTTGGTTCTATTGGAATCCAGAGCATATTTTCCTGCGCAAACTTTTGATCAGCACGATTCTCATTTTACTCACTCTACTCTTTTTGTATTGGTCATATGTCGCTTTTTTAGGAACAAAATGGATGCGTAATCTATTGTTGGCTAACACTGCTTTATTACTTCTTCTCTCTTGGCTTACACTCCTGATGACGGCTTGGAAAAAACCTTTACACTTAGCCCTCTCGGAGCGTAAACAAAGAAACGTAATTCATACAGCAAATGTAACCTTACTGTTAGTATTGCTATATCCGATTATAAAATGGTCAAGTGGTATTCTATTTTTCGGCTGGATTTTCACTATTTTTCCTATATGTTTTCTCCTCGGATGGGCCTGTCTCTATTGGCTTCAGTACAAGTTAATTGGTAGAATGCCATTTCTAGGATTGCTCTTCGGGGTTTTCTCTGCTGTTTTTGTCGGCTTTCTTTGTTCTTTCTAA
- a CDS encoding TolB family protein, producing MNKKTRNWLFLGIAFCLTIGLWATGSLYASTTGMDAGKTGLEAGVDIAPDDSRLLFSYSVNGVASLYTANPDGTDVKKLASLSGHSLFQPVYSSDGKKILTLARRTEAEKKTTEQALYVMNADGSELHLLSEPDELITDAVFTPDNQTIYYLKAGVFKNYSPIASKRPHEYDLFSINVQGKNKRQITHDKEYQMTDLSVSSDGQKLFFTKFTNSSDKRDFSQDKLSLFATDPQGKTLASYLPVNDALGTPEMYDVHFSPDEKQISFVAVSLASSNKTYEYELFTMDLETKQAKQITTLQKHANSPVYFHKQNKLLFLEDIGWPAEPSYQLRTVNTDGSNLQTLQIVLPK from the coding sequence ATGAACAAAAAAACGCGCAATTGGTTATTTTTAGGGATTGCATTTTGTCTAACAATCGGTCTTTGGGCGACAGGTTCTCTGTATGCATCTACCACTGGAATGGATGCGGGAAAAACAGGTTTGGAAGCAGGGGTTGATATTGCTCCCGATGACTCTCGGTTGCTATTTTCCTACTCCGTGAATGGGGTAGCTAGTCTTTATACAGCAAATCCAGATGGAACAGACGTCAAAAAGCTAGCAAGTCTTTCTGGTCATTCTTTGTTTCAGCCCGTCTACTCAAGCGATGGGAAAAAGATCCTTACTCTGGCTCGACGTACAGAAGCAGAAAAAAAGACCACTGAACAAGCACTTTACGTTATGAATGCAGATGGCTCTGAACTACATCTTTTATCTGAGCCTGATGAGCTGATCACGGACGCCGTTTTTACTCCTGATAATCAAACAATCTATTATTTAAAAGCTGGAGTATTTAAAAACTACTCTCCAATCGCTTCTAAACGCCCTCATGAATATGATCTTTTTTCTATTAATGTACAGGGGAAGAACAAACGACAAATTACACATGATAAAGAATATCAGATGACAGACTTGTCAGTATCATCAGACGGACAAAAGTTATTCTTCACCAAATTTACAAATTCATCTGACAAGCGCGACTTTAGTCAAGATAAACTGTCACTATTTGCTACCGATCCTCAAGGAAAGACACTGGCTAGCTATTTACCAGTAAACGATGCACTTGGAACACCTGAGATGTATGACGTTCATTTTTCACCAGATGAGAAGCAGATTTCCTTTGTGGCTGTTTCACTTGCTTCATCAAACAAAACGTATGAATACGAATTGTTCACCATGGATCTAGAAACCAAACAAGCCAAGCAAATCACCACTTTACAAAAACATGCTAATTCACCTGTCTATTTTCATAAACAGAACAAGCTACTTTTCTTAGAGGATATTGGCTGGCCTGCTGAACCCTCTTATCAGCTTAGAACAGTGAACACAGACGGCTCTAATTTGCAAACGTTACAGATCGTTCTGCCAAAATAA
- a CDS encoding stage II sporulation protein M, with product MLRDLYAQEWEHFRQDYKKSFWTIMLVSLVIAVVFYMLIVKNPQTVKELLATLAQAFEAKGIKSGGTSTYFFWTIFKNNVQATFLSVLVGIIPLIILPAFSAIITISTISILLASVAIQNQPWINILVYGILPHGIIEMIAIFLSGSVGIFLSLTVFRRLFSRNRHHYSVKKAIIQSLKTYILVILPLVLLAALIEGYVTPILIHKVV from the coding sequence ATGCTACGTGATTTGTATGCCCAAGAATGGGAACATTTCCGTCAAGATTACAAGAAAAGTTTTTGGACTATTATGCTGGTATCCTTAGTCATCGCTGTTGTTTTTTATATGCTCATTGTAAAAAATCCGCAAACGGTCAAAGAGCTGTTGGCAACACTCGCTCAAGCCTTTGAAGCAAAAGGGATCAAGTCAGGCGGTACATCCACATATTTTTTCTGGACTATTTTTAAAAATAATGTTCAAGCGACCTTCCTATCTGTCTTAGTCGGAATTATTCCGCTGATTATTTTACCTGCTTTCTCAGCGATCATCACAATTAGCACGATTAGTATTTTACTTGCTTCCGTTGCTATTCAGAATCAACCTTGGATAAATATCTTAGTTTACGGAATCCTCCCCCACGGTATTATTGAGATGATTGCTATCTTTTTAAGTGGGAGTGTTGGTATTTTTCTTAGTCTTACTGTATTTCGCCGTTTATTTTCACGCAATCGCCATCATTATTCCGTTAAAAAAGCCATCATCCAGTCACTTAAAACCTATATTTTGGTCATTTTACCGCTTGTGTTACTTGCAGCACTTATTGAAGGCTATGTGACACCTATTCTAATTCACAAGGTGGTATAA
- a CDS encoding DUF2500 domain-containing protein produces MFFSNPLEPGSPMFGFMFSFMSNVIPVIVIGGFIFVFGRALFIWTKNNNSPVENKQAHIISKRLQVSGRSENHASHTSYYVTFELENGERKEFQLTGPQYGLLVEGDHGIISYQGTRFKGFQRQTTSA; encoded by the coding sequence TTGTTCTTTTCTAATCCGCTCGAGCCTGGATCACCCATGTTTGGTTTCATGTTCTCTTTTATGTCTAACGTTATTCCTGTTATTGTGATTGGTGGCTTTATTTTCGTTTTTGGTCGTGCCCTATTTATTTGGACGAAAAATAATAATTCTCCTGTCGAAAATAAACAAGCTCATATTATTTCAAAGCGTCTTCAAGTGTCTGGTCGCTCTGAAAATCATGCTTCTCACACCTCATATTATGTCACATTTGAATTGGAGAATGGCGAGCGCAAAGAATTTCAATTGACTGGACCGCAATATGGGCTGTTAGTCGAAGGAGACCATGGTATTATTTCTTATCAAGGAACACGATTTAAAGGCTTTCAGCGTCAAACTACTTCGGCTTAA
- a CDS encoding GTP pyrophosphokinase: MLENMDVWKNMAFHYQFALRELETKIMIVNTEWKLQDGYSPIEHIKTRLKEPASIMKKLERKRLPKTLESVRDKLFDVAGVRIVCAFVEDIYRIADHFKQREDLRLVEIKDYIASPKPNGYQSLHLIVQVPLVLNEGIQWVNAEIQLRTLAMDFWASLEHILFYKYDKQVPPYVLHELTEAAEAANSLDQKMLRLRKEILNGKEFKVVAGAKA, encoded by the coding sequence ATGCTAGAAAATATGGATGTTTGGAAAAACATGGCCTTTCATTATCAATTCGCTTTACGTGAATTGGAAACGAAGATCATGATTGTGAATACAGAATGGAAATTGCAAGATGGATACTCCCCTATTGAACATATCAAAACACGTTTAAAAGAGCCGGCTAGTATCATGAAAAAGCTGGAGCGTAAACGATTGCCAAAGACTTTAGAAAGCGTGCGAGACAAGCTGTTTGATGTAGCTGGTGTTCGGATCGTTTGTGCCTTTGTTGAAGACATCTATCGCATTGCGGACCATTTTAAACAACGAGAAGATTTGCGTCTTGTAGAGATCAAAGATTACATAGCCTCTCCAAAACCAAATGGCTATCAAAGCTTGCATCTCATCGTTCAGGTCCCTCTCGTCTTAAATGAAGGAATACAATGGGTAAACGCAGAAATTCAACTACGGACCTTAGCCATGGATTTCTGGGCCAGCCTAGAGCATATTTTGTTTTATAAGTACGATAAACAAGTACCACCTTATGTCTTGCATGAATTGACTGAAGCAGCTGAAGCAGCCAATAGCCTAGACCAGAAAATGTTGAGATTACGCAAAGAAATCTTAAATGGGAAAGAATTTAAAGTAGTTGCGGGAGCCAAAGCATAG
- a CDS encoding ImmA/IrrE family metallo-endopeptidase: MNLELYQMTPLEEWITARYQRHGFLAPEELHLEEIAELFGGEIAFTRLPSHVRWCENSGDFLIFLHQHLSEVERRAEFFHELCHPLRHSGNQLSLPPALRDLQEMQAGHFQLYAAMPFYLLQTLPMPTYERDWLNQLAQAFRVPISLASRRWEQIKRRIWLAQEQEWSMIMYRQKRRLAPELPSLTPETKRLLSQLQQQLSRKQN; encoded by the coding sequence ATGAATCTCGAATTATATCAAATGACACCCTTAGAGGAATGGATTACAGCTAGGTATCAACGACATGGATTTCTAGCTCCTGAGGAATTACACCTAGAAGAGATTGCAGAGTTATTTGGAGGCGAAATTGCTTTTACAAGATTACCATCCCACGTAAGATGGTGCGAGAATAGTGGAGACTTTCTGATTTTTTTACATCAGCATTTGTCAGAAGTAGAACGACGAGCCGAATTTTTTCATGAATTATGTCATCCATTGCGCCATTCTGGCAATCAATTGTCATTGCCACCCGCTCTACGTGACTTACAGGAAATGCAAGCAGGGCACTTTCAATTGTACGCAGCTATGCCCTTTTATTTACTTCAAACATTACCTATGCCTACATACGAAAGGGATTGGTTAAACCAGCTAGCTCAAGCTTTTCGCGTACCGATCTCATTGGCGTCCCGACGATGGGAGCAGATCAAACGTCGAATCTGGCTAGCACAAGAACAAGAATGGAGTATGATTATGTATCGGCAAAAACGAAGGCTAGCTCCTGAACTACCTTCTCTGACTCCCGAAACGAAACGCTTGCTTAGCCAATTGCAGCAACAGCTATCGAGGAAACAAAACTAG
- a CDS encoding YolD-like family protein: MKNKPVSRKENLFASSRFILPEHRDLYLRMKAEQERYCPPDLDEEERATISAILFQGLQQKRLLTLRYYDDKGEQRIIGHALHVDPVSQRLKLQTQNGVSWISYQTILAAEVEDIW; this comes from the coding sequence ATGAAAAACAAGCCTGTTTCCAGGAAAGAAAATCTTTTTGCGTCTAGCCGATTTATCTTGCCAGAGCATCGAGACCTATATTTACGAATGAAAGCAGAGCAAGAAAGATACTGTCCACCTGACTTAGACGAGGAGGAGCGTGCCACTATTAGTGCCATATTATTTCAAGGTTTACAACAAAAGCGTTTGCTGACACTGCGTTATTACGATGATAAGGGAGAACAACGTATTATCGGGCATGCTCTGCATGTTGATCCTGTGTCACAACGACTTAAGCTACAGACACAGAACGGGGTGTCTTGGATTAGCTACCAGACTATTTTGGCTGCTGAAGTGGAGGATATCTGGTGA
- a CDS encoding MarR family winged helix-turn-helix transcriptional regulator: protein MSKQIVSEDSIGFMLGQTYRKIVYLLSSRLKEFDITTEQFSLLYQLDKQDGINQKELAHRTSKDQPTTTRILDALYKKGLIHKKTSENDRRAFLLFLTDAGKEMVKQTLPIEQQTIQEALHNISDADLAFMKQLLQQMSENAQKQIES, encoded by the coding sequence TTGAGTAAACAAATTGTTTCTGAGGACTCTATCGGCTTTATGCTGGGTCAGACCTACCGCAAGATCGTTTATCTGCTCTCTTCACGCTTAAAGGAATTTGACATTACTACCGAGCAATTTTCACTTTTGTATCAATTGGATAAACAAGACGGTATTAATCAAAAAGAACTAGCACACCGTACATCCAAAGATCAGCCAACAACAACCCGAATTTTAGATGCACTATATAAAAAAGGCTTGATTCACAAAAAAACGTCTGAAAATGATCGTCGTGCTTTTTTGCTTTTCTTAACCGATGCTGGCAAGGAAATGGTCAAACAGACACTCCCCATCGAGCAACAAACGATTCAGGAAGCACTCCACAACATCTCGGATGCTGATCTAGCGTTTATGAAACAGCTTTTACAACAAATGAGTGAGAATGCTCAAAAACAGATAGAGTCTTAG
- a CDS encoding MFS transporter, which translates to MIGEQEKLWSKKFILLTVCNLLLFLNLQMILPAFPAYVKETFYATDFTISLVTSLFALSAIVTRLFAGELLKRGKISFLLFTGLVIAALSTAGYYWCGTIAVLLVMRVCYGIGFGMSSTTFPTMVSHVIPIRRMGEGMGYFGLSTSLAMSIAPMIGLWVLATYGFGALTASSTLLILLIFPLLYLVLPKQESVAAGNAEPTMPTDAKASITQSVRESVPSNSRSPFLDKNVLLPCLLNLLLSVTYGGLLSFLALFGKEIQIDNVGNFFLFNALAILCIRPLSGKIFDQKGHVSVLIPGALFVIAGLLALSFTTGMIGLICSAVLYGLGYGTLQPSMQAWIIKEVSPDKRGMANAAFLNSIDLGVAIGSMLLGVVASSANYAIMYRISALAMVTYLLVYLFFLMTRGKRMKRELAKHAENVKI; encoded by the coding sequence TTGATAGGAGAACAAGAGAAACTTTGGTCCAAAAAATTTATACTGTTAACAGTCTGTAATCTGTTGTTATTTCTTAACTTACAAATGATCCTTCCCGCTTTCCCGGCCTATGTCAAAGAGACCTTCTATGCTACTGATTTTACGATCAGTCTAGTAACAAGTCTCTTTGCCTTGTCTGCCATTGTGACGCGGTTATTCGCAGGGGAACTCTTGAAGCGGGGGAAGATCTCTTTCCTACTATTCACAGGATTAGTAATTGCTGCCCTCTCTACAGCCGGATACTATTGGTGTGGAACTATTGCCGTCTTGCTTGTTATGCGCGTTTGTTATGGAATTGGCTTTGGGATGTCTAGTACCACCTTTCCCACAATGGTTTCTCATGTCATACCAATTCGCCGTATGGGAGAAGGTATGGGTTACTTCGGTCTATCTACCAGCCTAGCTATGTCTATTGCGCCGATGATTGGATTATGGGTGTTAGCAACGTATGGCTTTGGTGCATTGACCGCCTCTTCTACCCTGTTGATTTTATTGATTTTTCCTTTGCTGTACCTTGTTTTACCTAAGCAAGAATCAGTTGCAGCTGGAAATGCTGAGCCTACTATGCCAACAGATGCTAAGGCGTCCATTACGCAATCGGTGCGAGAATCCGTGCCATCCAATAGTCGCTCTCCCTTTCTGGATAAGAACGTCTTGCTTCCCTGTTTGCTAAATCTTTTGCTATCAGTTACTTATGGAGGTTTACTTAGCTTTTTGGCCTTATTTGGAAAGGAAATACAAATTGACAATGTAGGTAACTTCTTTTTGTTTAATGCCTTAGCTATTCTGTGTATTCGTCCTCTATCCGGCAAGATTTTTGACCAAAAAGGGCATGTATCCGTTCTGATTCCTGGTGCTTTGTTCGTAATCGCTGGTCTACTTGCTCTCTCCTTCACGACTGGTATGATAGGTTTGATTTGTTCGGCTGTGTTGTATGGATTAGGCTACGGAACCTTGCAACCCTCCATGCAGGCTTGGATCATTAAGGAAGTAAGCCCAGATAAGCGAGGAATGGCTAATGCTGCTTTTCTCAACTCCATTGACTTAGGAGTTGCCATCGGTTCTATGTTGCTCGGCGTAGTAGCATCGAGTGCCAATTATGCAATCATGTATCGCATCTCTGCTTTAGCTATGGTTACCTATTTGCTCGTTTATTTGTTCTTTTTAATGACACGTGGAAAGCGCATGAAAAGAGAGCTAGCTAAGCATGCTGAGAACGTAAAGATTTAA
- the dinB gene encoding DNA polymerase IV, whose translation MQSFYASVEKAANPELRDQAVVVAGDPKRRSGVVLAACSLAKAYGVTTAEPLWKAEQKCRHLVVVRPRMQRYLEVAAQITTIFESFTDLVEPFSIDEQFLDITGSLRLFGNDPEAIATKIRQRVLMETGVVCRVGIGENKVLAKMACDMAKKQGDGIFWLKKERLSDTLWQLPIEKLFGVGSRMKRHLHRMGMYKIGQLAETSLDVMIKRFGVNGEVLWRTAHGIDESPVSVKAHDVQKGVGHHMTLPRDYHTAEEIKVVLLELCEEVCRRARSKQLMGGVVAVGCRGADFDVPTGFFRQMKMPEPTNDVMTIYAVVLELFERHWEHSPVRSVGVHIGQLTPDDVCQLSLFEDKMKKRSLAYTMDGIRSRFGNDAIIRAVSILSAGQVKERAHKIGGHYK comes from the coding sequence ATGCAAAGCTTTTACGCAAGCGTTGAGAAAGCGGCTAATCCAGAACTTCGTGATCAAGCTGTCGTGGTGGCTGGTGATCCAAAGAGGCGGAGCGGTGTGGTACTAGCTGCTTGTTCGTTAGCGAAAGCATATGGTGTGACCACAGCAGAACCCTTGTGGAAAGCTGAACAAAAATGCCGACATCTTGTGGTAGTACGCCCCCGCATGCAACGTTATTTGGAGGTAGCAGCGCAAATTACGACTATCTTTGAATCCTTTACCGACTTAGTGGAGCCTTTCTCGATTGACGAACAGTTTCTCGATATTACGGGTAGCTTGCGATTATTTGGGAATGATCCAGAGGCGATTGCGACTAAGATTAGACAGCGTGTTCTCATGGAGACAGGAGTAGTCTGCCGAGTAGGAATTGGCGAAAATAAGGTTTTGGCTAAAATGGCTTGCGATATGGCTAAAAAGCAAGGGGATGGGATTTTTTGGCTCAAAAAAGAGAGGCTATCTGATACGCTGTGGCAGTTACCCATCGAAAAGCTGTTTGGCGTAGGTTCACGGATGAAACGTCATCTTCATCGGATGGGTATGTACAAGATTGGCCAGTTAGCAGAAACATCGCTTGATGTCATGATTAAACGTTTTGGAGTAAATGGAGAAGTGCTCTGGCGGACTGCACATGGCATTGATGAGTCACCTGTATCGGTTAAGGCGCATGATGTTCAGAAGGGGGTTGGTCATCATATGACATTACCACGTGACTATCATACAGCAGAAGAGATTAAGGTGGTTTTGTTGGAGTTATGTGAAGAAGTGTGTAGAAGAGCTAGAAGCAAGCAACTAATGGGCGGGGTCGTAGCTGTAGGATGCCGAGGAGCGGATTTTGACGTGCCGACAGGTTTTTTTCGACAGATGAAAATGCCAGAGCCAACCAACGATGTGATGACGATTTATGCAGTTGTCTTAGAATTGTTTGAGCGTCATTGGGAGCATTCCCCGGTACGTAGCGTGGGCGTTCACATTGGACAATTGACACCAGATGATGTTTGCCAGCTTAGTTTATTTGAAGACAAAATGAAAAAGCGATCTCTTGCCTACACCATGGATGGCATTCGATCTCGCTTTGGCAATGATGCGATTATACGCGCAGTATCGATACTCTCGGCTGGTCAAGTGAAGGAGAGGGCACACAAGATTGGGGGGCACTATAAATGA